The genomic region GATACAGTGCGGGGTGACTGTTTTGAACCGACAGGTACTTACTTCTGTTCATCCATCATGTTTAAAGGCACGCCTGAGACCTTCCCTTGGGCCGTTCCAGCAAAGTCATTCAACAGGCTTCCTCTCCTTTGTCAACTTTATCAACTTTGAGTCTACTTGAGTTTGTAGTCGTCGACATGCTCTGATGCTCAAATGGTGAGCTCAACTTGAACTTTAAGCTATAAGAGTCGGTCGGACAGGCTTACTGTCTTACAATTGGATGGACATTGGACATTGGTCGCGCCCCGACTAACGTTCTAGCCAGCCTACGACCTGGTTATGATTGGCGATCGGACAAGTTATGACTAGACTAGACCTACGCAGTTAGCGTAAGATGTTGGGATCTTAGGAGTGTCTCAGtgtctcctctctcctcgcTGATGCTTGGATTGCAAAGTAAACAGGAAGATCCGGATAAGAGGTTACAATCTACCACCAGAACCGAGGTATTCTCACCATGTACCGGCTATGACGGGATCAAAAGGCCTTCCCATGTTAGACCGGCAACACCAGCCGGACATGTGGTGGACACCCACGCATCGGTATCGGTGATCCACCAACTACCAACTACTCCTCCCATTGTCATACTCTTCTTAAACACCGACACTCGTTACAATGAGCCAACTTGTACAGGCTTATgagcagctcctcctcgacaacgtcaGCACCGTCAACACGGTCGAGAGCGCCATCCGCAATGTCACCTGGTTCCTCCCTGGCCGCTttgccgacgccgacattgCCTCAGAGGGCCGTGAGTACGCCACCACTTGCCCACTGACAAACAGTATACGCCCTACTCTCGGTGGTGAGCAGCGTGCACGACCGGCTGCTAGAGAAGCGCATTCCGGCTGCTCTCTCGCTCCCGCCCCACCCGTTCGCTTCCGAGGCCGCCGGCGGGCCCAGTACCGTCCGCCAGCCTGGCTTTCCCCCCGTCCCCCGCCTCTCGCCTATCCTCCCTGCACCCAGTGAACACGCACGATACACCCGTTACTGGAGCGAGCGGAGTGGGACCTACCGCCGCGCGAGCCGTGCCCTCACGACGATCACGTACATTGAGCTGCTAAGTGAGATGGTCGCTAAGCGGCGCCTAGGCGACCGCGTCCGCTGGAAGGTCGTCATGTCCATCGAGAGCATCAAGTGTGTCCATCCAAGATTGTGCTGATACAGAACCATCCTCCGCCTTCTCATAATTGCCATCACGAGGCGGCCCGTGCTCGACCCGCCGACACCGAAGCGCGAGTTCGACTTTGCCTCCGTCCCGCAGGACAAGCTCCTTCCCCGCTCCTCTTCaggcgagaagaagaagggtgACAATGAGCGCCATGAGGTTCTTGGTGCTGTGGCAACGCGCGCACCCCTCAGGAACCACCTCTACCCTCTCATCGGCGCGCTGCCCGAGCAGTACCTGGAGCACCCGCTCATGCTAGtgcccgagctcggcacggGGAGCGAGATGGCCAGCGAGCTCCTCAGCGCGACggccatcctcgtccaagtcctcctccttgtccgtGCATCGGTGAGTGTCAGCTGTTTACGCCGGACTTgaagctgacatcagcgcGCCCCCAACCGCGCACGGTACCACCCCGCGTCCCTACCGACACTGTCGCGCAACCTGTGGCCCTTCGCCATCCCGATCGCGATGCAAATTCTCGCCCGTCGCCTTCGCGTTCCTGCCAGCGACTcgatcctcctcgccgagcactATGCGCACGCTGACCGTCGCATTGCCTCCCACTTCTTCCTCCAGGGCCCAATGTGGATCGGCTGGACACGTCCCAAGGTTGTGGGCTTCATCAACTTCCTTGGTCGCATtcctctcatctctctcgCAGGCGACCTCATCGGCGGATACCTcccgctcgtcgacgactaCTTCTGTGAGCTCTCAGAAAATGAcagagctgacggcagacaTGGTTACGTGAACCAAAACTCGAGGGATGTAGGAGTACATATAGGTATAGGCACGTTTGTACAATTAAAagcctggggtcagcatTATCGCGGTGGAACGCACAGCAGTCGCAGTCGAAGGGGCAGAGGGGTGTGCCGCCAACTTCGGGgtcgatgccgagctcggcctccttgaaAATGAGGTATCCTTCTTCCGTGCGCTGGCCTGCTGTCAGGTCTGATGATGATCAACTTACGGTCGCCGTCACCGCGACTATCACGCCACAACCGGTCTtgctcgacctcggtcCGGTCGCGTTTCCCTGCGTTCCCAGCGCGAGCCTCCTTCGCCCGATCCAAAGCGGCAACGACAGCGACGGAGGGGTCAACGACTTCTTCCACGACACTTGATTGCTGGGTCTTgttctccttctccttcttgttCGGCTTTTCTCCGCTCTTCTTAGATttcttgaccttgtccttcATCTCGCTCCGCTTCGCTGCCTCCTCTACCTTCCGTCCCTCATCGCGCTTCTTCCCCTTGGCCTTGCTCTTGACAGCTTTGGGGGCAGCGAAAATGTCGTCGATTTCccccgcgtcgacgaccacggccttcttcttgcccttgtccttcttgtcgcTCATGATGTCGTGGTCGTGCTCGTGGTCGTGGCCGGAGTTGTTGATAGAGAACCAGAGTTGGTGGGTGGCCAATCTTTGCCAAAGATTAGATCCCGGCGGGGTCCCGGATTCGTGCCTGGTGAGTAGCCTCTCTAGAGATGCCCGACGTTTCCGTCTTTCTCCTACCCTCTCCTCACTTGTCCACCTACTCTCTCTTATCTATAGCGAAACCAtgctcgcgcgctcgaTGGCTCTCCGCTTCGGTCGCCCCGCGGGATTTcttgggcggcgcgcccTCAGCAGTTAGTTGAACGCTCCATACCCATACCACCAACTAACGCCAGCCAACTCCAACAACGCACCCTTCCCCGACAAGCTGGCTTTTGCTTTTGATATTGTTCGTCTGATGCGGCACGTGTACCGAGCTGATAGCAGGACGGAGTACTCAAGCAGGGGAAGTTTGTGCTTCCGCAGGCTAAGCGGGTCATGAAGATGCTTACTGGGGAGGACGGGCGGTTGCCACGGTGAGTCAGATAGGGCAGCTGCAGGCAGCTAAATGACGGATATAGCAGCGGCTAAAGTCAACTAGTTGAATTGCATCTGCCTCACAACAGCCACTAACACCACACCAGACCAGtacccttcctcctcatgACGAATGGCGGTGGCGTGGTCGACTCTGAACGAGTCAAACTCCTCTCGCGggatctcggcgtcgaggtgtGTCCACTCTAGCTTAACGCGATGAACTCTACTAACCACAGCTTAACGAAAACCAGCTCGTGCAAAGCCACACGCCGCTCAAGCCCGCCATGGCTCAGTTCGCGGACAAGGTCGTCCTCTGCATCGGTGGCCCGAAGGACGCAGCGCGTAAGGTCGCTGAATCATACGGCCTGCGCAAGGCGGTCCTTCCTCATGACATCCTGCACTGGAACCGCACCATCTGGGATCGGTACAAGTTTGGGCctgccgacgaggaacTCGTCCGCGTAAGTCTGGCCACTTGGTTGGGCCtcagctgaccccagcacGACATCAACTTCACAACCACCCCCGTCAGTGCGATCTTCGTCCTCCACGACAGCTACGACTGGGGCCGCGACTTGACGATCATCAACGAGCTCATGCAGTCTGAAGGCGGGTTACTGGGCACTGTCCGTGAGGACAGGCACATCCAGAAGCCTGGCGGGGAGATCccgctcttcttctccaaccCCGACCTGGAGTGGAAGTCGTGAGCTCAAGCTGGTTCggtcagctgacaccagtgaCTACCCCGTCGTGCGCCTGGGGATGGGCGCGTTCTCCCTTTCCGTCAGCGCGGTGTACAAGGCGACAACCGGGTTAGATCTGCCATTTACGCAGATCGGTAAGCCCCACCGCCTGACGTACGAGTTTGCGGACTCGATGCTCCGGCGACGCGTCAAGGAACTGCGAGGGGCAGACCAGGACTTGAACGTGTGCGTAGCTCTTTTGGCTCTGGGACAAGCTAATGGCAGATACATGATAGGCGGTAAGCTACTAGCAGCGCGAGATACTGACGCCCGTTTAAGACAACCCGCTATCTGGTCAGTTGTCTCGATGTTATTGAAACTGACGACAGACATCTGGGGCGCCAATAACTTTGGGTGGGACTCGATTCTACTCCGCACCGGGGTGTACCAGGGCGGGGAACCAAGCCACATCCCCACGGCGATCTgtgacgacgtcgagctggccgtCGACTGGGCGTTCAAGAACGAGCGCATGAGGTCAGCGAAGGAGGCGTAGGGTTAACTGGTCAAAGCTAGCTGTAGAGCGTTGGGCCAATCTACAGACCTTAGATCCATACATGCTAGAGCTCGAGTGCAACTGGTGAAGGGTTGTTGACACAATCGGGAGTTTACGTAAAAATTAGGCCCCGCACTGCGCTCGCTCAGC from Cutaneotrichosporon cavernicola HIS019 DNA, chromosome: 2 harbors:
- a CDS encoding uncharacterized protein (Eukaryotic protein of unknown function (DUF1764)), giving the protein MSDKKDKGKKKAVVVDAGEIDDIFAAPKAVKSKAKGKKRDEGRKVEEAAKRSEMKDKVKKSKKSGEKPNKKEKENKTQQSSVVEEVVDPSVAVVAALDRAKEARAGNAGKRDRTEVEQDRLWRDSRGDGDRQRTEEGYLIFKEAELGIDPEVGGTPLCPFDCDCCF
- a CDS encoding uncharacterized protein (Haloacid dehalogenase-like hydrolase), yielding MLARSMALRFGRPAGFLGRRALSTNSNNAPFPDKLAFAFDIDGVLKQGKFVLPQAKRVMKMLTGEDGRLPRPVPFLLMTNGGGVVDSERVKLLSRDLGVELNENQLVQSHTPLKPAMAQFADKVVLCIGGPKDAARKVAESYGLRKAVLPHDILHWNRTIWDRYKFGPADEELVRHDINFTTTPVSAIFVLHDSYDWGRDLTIINELMQSEGGLLGTVREDRHIQKPGGEIPLFFSNPDLEWKSDYPVVRLGMGAFSLSVSAVYKATTGLDLPFTQIGKPHRLTYEFADSMLRRRVKELRGADQDLNVYMIGDNPLSDIWGANNFGWDSILLRTGVYQGGEPSHIPTAICDDVELAVDWAFKNERMRSAKEA
- a CDS encoding uncharacterized protein (Peroxisomal membrane protein (Pex16)) produces the protein MSQLVQAYEQLLLDNVSTVNTVESAIRNVTWFLPGRFADADIASEGLYALLSVVSSVHDRLLEKRIPAALSLPPHPFASEAAGGPSTVRQPGFPPVPRLSPILPAPSEHARYTRYWSERSGTYRRASRALTTITYIELLSEMVAKRRLGDRVRWKVVMSIESIKTILRLLIIAITRRPVLDPPTPKREFDFASVPQDKLLPRSSSGEKKKGDNERHEVLGAVATRAPLRNHLYPLIGALPEQYLEHPLMLVPELGTGSEMASELLSATAILVQVLLLVRASRAPNRARYHPASLPTLSRNLWPFAIPIAMQILARRLRVPASDSILLAEHYAHADRRIASHFFLQGPMWIGWTRPKVVGFINFLGRIPLISLAGDLIGGYLPLVDDYFYMVT